The Alnus glutinosa chromosome 1, dhAlnGlut1.1, whole genome shotgun sequence region TTCTTCAAATGGGCCAGAACCCGATGTGGGTTTCGCCACACCACGGAATCTTATTGTGTCTTGattcatatattgttttttgCGAGACTCTACTTTGATGCACATGAGATTATGAGAGAGCTGGTTTTGTTGAGGTGGGTTTTACCGGGTTGCCATGTCTTTGACGTGTTGTGGTCCACGAGGAATGTTTGTGTTCCGGGGTTTGGAGTGTTTGATGCTTTGTTTAGTGTTTTGGTTGAGGTGGGAATGCTCGAGGAAGCAAGCGAGTGTTTTTTGAGGATGAGGAAGTATAGGGTTTTTCCGAAAGCACGGTCCTGTAATGTGCTTTTGCATAGTCTTTCAAAGTTGGGGAAGGGGGAATTATCGAGGAAGTTTTTTGAGGATATGGTTGGGGCTGGGATTAGGCCTTCAGTTTTCacatataatataatgattgATTATATGTGCAAAGTAGGAGATTTGGGAGCAGCTAGAAGCTTGTTTGAACAAATGAAGCACATTGGCGTTATGCCAGATATTGTCACGTATAATTCTCTTATTGATGGGTATGGAAAGGTTGGATTATTAGATGAATCGGTTTCTATATATGAAGAAATGAAGGATGCAGGTTGTGAACCTGATGTAATAACATATAACGctttaattaattctttttgtaaatttgaaagaatGCCTCAAGCGTTTGAGTTTCTCCATGAGATGAAGATCAGTGGGTTGAAACCAAATGTTGTAACTTATAGCACATTAATTGATGCTTTTTGTAAGGAAGGGATGATGCAGGAGGCGAATAAATTTTTTGTGGACATGAGACGAGTTGGTCTTTTACCCAATGAATTTACTTACACTTCTTTGATTGATGCAAATTGTAAATTAGGTAATCTAAATGATGCTTTGAAGCTGGCTAATGAAATGTTGTGGGCAGGAGTTAAATTGAACATTGTTACCTACACAGCTTTACTGGATGGCCTTTGTGAAGATGGGAGGATAAAGGAAGCAGAAGAAGTTTTTAGGACAATGCTAAAGGCTGGAATAATTCCTAACCAGCAAACTTATACTGCTCTTGTTCATGGGTATACGAAGGTTAAGGAAATAGAGAAAGCTAtggaaattttgaaagaaatgaaGGAGAAAGGCATCAAAGTGGATATCTTGCTGTATGGGACCATCATTTGGTGTCTCTGCAGCCAAAATAAGCTTGAAGAATCTGAACTTGTAATCAGTGAAATGAATTGTCATGGTGTAAGTGCGAATCATTTTATATACACAACACTTATGGATGCTTTCTTCAAGGCAGGAAAAACTGCAGAGGCACTCAATCTGCTACAAAAAATGCAGGACTTGGATATTGAGGTCAATATTGTTACTTATTGTGCACTAATTGATGGTTTGTGTAAGAAGGGATTGGTCAAAGAGGCAATTAAGTATTTTCGTAGCTTGAATGACATTGGTATGCAACCTAATGTTGCAGTTTATACAGCACTAATTGATGGTCTTTGTAAAAATAATAGCATTGAAGCAGCCAAGAAGctgtttgatgaaatgctgTACAAGGGTATGATTCCAGATAAAAATGCTTACACCGCTTTAATTGATGGGAACTTAAAGCATGGAAATCTTCAGGAAGCTTTGGACTTGCAAGACAGAATGATTAATTTGGGTATGGAGCTTGATCTGCCTGCCTATACTTCCTTGATTTGGGGATTTTCTCAATGTGGTCAGTTGCAACATGCAAAAAAGCTTCTTGATGAGATGATTGGGAAGGGTATCCTTCCTGATGAGATTCTTTGTATTTGTCTATTGAGGAAGTATTATGAACTAGGAAATATGGATGAAGCCGTTGAATTGCAAAATGAAATGGTGAAAAGGGGTTTAATTGCTGGCAGTGGTGATTGTGCAGTTCCTAATTTACAAACTTGAGAGATAATAATGTTTGACCAGCCTTACTTTGTGATGGGGCtgtgtaaaaaagttgaatcAAAAGCACAGGATGGTTTTCCTTTTCCTAAATGGAGGTATAAGAACCCAAGGGATACAAAGTTCCTCACGGGCTTCTGATTGTATGGAATGGCATTGAAAAGTTGTGTTTTGACGGTTTTTGATGAAATAGGCTGTTGCTGATACTCACTGTGTATCATATCTAAAGTTCTTTTGTGGTCTCATCATGCAAATTACTCTACTGGATGCGGTTTTAGCCTGATGTTCTCATGCGATCTTCAGCAGAAAAACCAGATTATACCTCTGGTTTAATTACCTTAAACTTTCTGTCAAGGTGAGTGATTGCCTTTTtctgatcattaaaaaaattagagtaaaaAGCATCATAGGACATGGCTAAAATTTATAGTCATCAGTAGTTTTGTAAATGCATATAAACCAAAATTGATAGCCTTAAATCTttcctccattttctttttgactCTTCAAGAATCTGGACTTACTTTCATCAATTATGTGTAACAGCTGGGTGGTTTCTGAGTTGGAAGAAAGATATGTCTGGGCTCAAGGTTCTGCGCGAAATTGACCACGTGAAAGCAATATGCATCCAAGGATGTAAACAATACCAGTCGAGTTGGTTGTTGCTCTGATTGCTTGGACAAGCAAGGTGCAGTATTGCTTTACAGAAATCCTACCATTTTTTATAGAGCTTAGGCTCTTATTTCATACTTGCTTGTCCAATATCATCATCATAATGCTGTAATGTTGTCATACAGCATGACAGTTGTGCTGCCTTTGAGCACCTAATTTTGTTTCATCGGTGAGCGATGTCGATGGCCTTGATTTAGCTGCCGAAATGCATGACCAATAAGGTTCAGCCATGTAGAGAAAAGGTAAGTTGTGGAAtccacctttttttctttttccttttaagaATTTAGTAGGTCAGGTTGGTGCCACTTTGGCAACaacgaaaagaaaataaaagaatttaagAATTTAGTTTGGTTaagcaaataaaaaact contains the following coding sequences:
- the LOC133878376 gene encoding LOW QUALITY PROTEIN: putative pentatricopeptide repeat-containing protein At2g02150 (The sequence of the model RefSeq protein was modified relative to this genomic sequence to represent the inferred CDS: inserted 1 base in 1 codon) is translated as MDLIDGVIISHLXFLPKMLVFLRSLFHAGRRASHRVSHLSPNPLNPTDPFFNAFPVSSSHASSLSCPIIWFTGILFIIRYPFVSISSSNSVFYDIGKESMRNVIQQEQWQDYRIVSLLDLALAPIWVSKVLVELKGDPRLALRFFKWARTRCGFRHTTESYCVLIHILFFARLYFDAHEIMRELVLLRWVLPGCHVFDVLWSTRNVCVPGFGVFDALFSVLVEVGMLEEASECFLRMRKYRVFPKARSCNVLLHSLSKLGKGELSRKFFEDMVGAGIRPSVFTYNIMIDYMCKVGDLGAARSLFEQMKHIGVMPDIVTYNSLIDGYGKVGLLDESVSIYEEMKDAGCEPDVITYNALINSFCKFERMPQAFEFLHEMKISGLKPNVVTYSTLIDAFCKEGMMQEANKFFVDMRRVGLLPNEFTYTSLIDANCKLGNLNDALKLANEMLWAGVKLNIVTYTALLDGLCEDGRIKEAEEVFRTMLKAGIIPNQQTYTALVHGYTKVKEIEKAMEILKEMKEKGIKVDILLYGTIIWCLCSQNKLEESELVISEMNCHGVSANHFIYTTLMDAFFKAGKTAEALNLLQKMQDLDIEVNIVTYCALIDGLCKKGLVKEAIKYFRSLNDIGMQPNVAVYTALIDGLCKNNSIEAAKKLFDEMLYKGMIPDKNAYTALIDGNLKHGNLQEALDLQDRMINLGMELDLPAYTSLIWGFSQCGQLQHAKKLLDEMIGKGILPDEILCICLLRKYYELGNMDEAVELQNEMVKRGLIAGSGDCAVPNLQT